One part of the Pseudomonadota bacterium genome encodes these proteins:
- a CDS encoding ABC transporter permease: protein MMTFIGKRFALMIPMLLGITMISFLVMNLAPGEPIDVLTNLNPKATAEVRERLRSHYGLNQPLPVRYVNWLKRVVRLDLGYSFAQDNRLVWDKIRERIPITLTINALSLLLIIIVAIPIGIYSAVHQNSLIDRILTIFVFIGFATPTFWLALLLMILFGVHLGWLPISGLESSQFTHAGFWPMLGDRARHLLLPVLVSAFGGLAGLSRYMRSNMLEVIRQDYITTARAKGLKEIKVIGKHALRNALMPIITILGFSLPGLIGGSVIFETIFAIPGMGQMFYGAVMARDYPLIMGTLLIGASLTLVGNLLADISYALVDPRIRVGDHD, encoded by the coding sequence CAAAAGATTCGCCCTGATGATCCCGATGCTTCTGGGCATTACCATGATATCCTTCCTGGTGATGAACCTGGCACCGGGTGAACCCATCGATGTGCTCACCAACCTCAATCCCAAAGCCACCGCCGAAGTGCGTGAACGATTGCGCAGCCATTACGGCCTCAACCAGCCACTGCCGGTCCGTTACGTCAACTGGCTGAAACGAGTAGTCCGCCTGGATCTGGGATATTCTTTCGCCCAGGATAACCGGCTGGTATGGGATAAAATCCGTGAACGCATCCCCATTACCCTGACTATCAACGCCCTTTCATTGCTGCTAATTATTATTGTTGCCATTCCCATCGGCATCTATTCCGCCGTCCACCAGAATTCTCTCATAGATCGGATACTTACTATTTTTGTCTTCATCGGCTTTGCCACTCCCACTTTCTGGCTGGCCCTGCTGCTGATGATTCTTTTCGGCGTCCACCTGGGCTGGCTGCCCATCTCCGGATTAGAATCATCACAGTTCACCCATGCCGGCTTCTGGCCCATGCTCGGTGACCGGGCCCGTCACCTGCTGCTGCCGGTGCTGGTTTCAGCCTTCGGCGGTCTGGCCGGTCTTTCCCGTTATATGCGCAGCAACATGCTGGAGGTAATCCGCCAGGATTACATCACCACTGCCCGGGCCAAGGGATTAAAAGAAATCAAGGTCATCGGCAAACATGCCCTGCGTAACGCCCTGATGCCGATTATTACCATTCTCGGTTTTTCCCTGCCAGGATTGATCGGCGGCAGTGTCATTTTTGAAACTATTTTTGCCATTCCAGGCATGGGACAGATGTTTTACGGCGCCGTTATGGCCCGTGACTACCCCCTGATCATGGGAACCCTGCTGATCGGCGCCTCCCTGACCCTGGTGGGCAACCTGCTGGCCGACATCTCTTACGCGCTGGTTGATCCGCGTATCCGGGTTGGAGATCATGACTGA
- the opp4C gene encoding oligopeptide ABC transporter permease: MTDNNNARRSPTFNQRLLHNKLAVAGLTVVTLLFAVSLLAPVIAPCDPNAIDLKNILMPPGSSHLLGTDQLGRDILSRMIWGARISLKVGFVAVGIATLIGTILGTISGYYGGIIDTLIMRAVDLMLCFPSFFLILTVIAVLEPSIWNIMAVIGFTSWMGVARLIRAEILTIREREFIQAARSQGASNMRIITKHIIPNAMSPVLVSATLGVAGAILTESALSFLGIGVQPPTPSWGNMLTAGKDNLEYAWWLSLFPGMAILITVLGYNLLGEGIRDALDPRNYVKK, translated from the coding sequence ATGACTGATAATAATAATGCCAGACGTTCTCCGACCTTCAATCAGCGACTGCTGCACAATAAACTGGCGGTTGCCGGTCTGACAGTGGTCACCCTGCTCTTTGCCGTCTCTTTACTCGCCCCGGTCATTGCCCCCTGCGATCCCAATGCCATTGACCTGAAAAACATTTTGATGCCCCCGGGAAGCAGCCACCTGCTGGGTACCGACCAGCTGGGACGTGATATCTTAAGCCGGATGATCTGGGGTGCCCGCATTTCCCTCAAGGTAGGTTTTGTGGCTGTCGGCATCGCCACCCTGATTGGCACTATCCTGGGCACTATTTCAGGTTATTACGGCGGCATAATTGACACCCTGATCATGAGAGCCGTCGACCTGATGCTTTGTTTTCCCTCATTTTTTCTCATTTTAACCGTCATTGCCGTCCTAGAACCAAGCATCTGGAACATCATGGCAGTCATCGGCTTCACCAGCTGGATGGGGGTCGCCCGGCTGATCAGGGCGGAAATCCTCACCATCAGGGAGCGGGAATTTATCCAGGCAGCCCGAAGCCAGGGGGCCAGCAATATGAGGATCATTACCAAACATATCATCCCCAATGCCATGAGCCCGGTCCTGGTTTCCGCCACCCTGGGGGTTGCCGGTGCCATCCTCACCGAATCCGCCTTGAGTTTTCTCGGCATCGGGGTCCAGCCGCCGACTCCCAGCTGGGGCAATATGCTCACCGCCGGCAAAGACAACCTGGAATATGCCTGGTGGCTTTCCCTGTTCCCGGGGATGGCCATTCTGATAACGGTCCTGGGTTATAACCTTCTGGGAGAAGGGATACGCGATGCCCTGGACCCACGGAACTATGTGAAAAAATAA
- the coaBC gene encoding bifunctional phosphopantothenoylcysteine decarboxylase/phosphopantothenate--cysteine ligase CoaBC, whose translation MLQGKEVLLGVTGGIAAYKSVLLLRELSKEGANVHVIMTKSAQNFVTPLTFQTLSGNPVTTEIFSLFASSEIGHISLADRADLLVIAPATANIIGKIANGIADDFLTTMVMATRVPVLFAPAMNTNMWASPVVQTNITRLKSMDYHFMEPAEGELACGTIGRGKLADVDEIMEDIKTLLSPNDLAGEKILITAGPTEEAIDPVRCITNRSSGKMGYNLAMVARRRRAEVTLISGPSCLPPPCRLPTIHCTTALEMEQIIHEHLDDATMIIMAAAVADFRPAEKSEKKIKRLGAHCLDLEANPDILAGLGKIKGNRFLLGFAAETDDLIDNAQGKMKRKNLDMIVANDVTACGAGFCCDTNIIKIIERNGAIHDFPQMSKEQVAEVILDHVVASREKDGKEQ comes from the coding sequence ATGCTGCAAGGTAAAGAAGTACTATTAGGGGTTACCGGGGGTATCGCCGCCTACAAATCAGTATTATTACTCCGGGAACTGAGTAAAGAAGGTGCTAACGTCCATGTAATCATGACTAAAAGCGCTCAGAATTTTGTTACTCCTCTAACTTTCCAGACCCTCTCTGGAAACCCGGTAACCACGGAGATATTCAGTCTGTTCGCCTCTTCAGAAATTGGTCATATCTCGCTGGCAGACCGGGCGGATCTACTGGTTATCGCCCCGGCCACCGCCAATATCATCGGTAAAATCGCCAACGGAATTGCCGATGATTTTCTCACCACCATGGTCATGGCCACCCGGGTGCCGGTACTTTTTGCTCCGGCGATGAACACCAACATGTGGGCCAGCCCGGTAGTCCAGACCAATATCACCCGGCTGAAATCCATGGATTACCATTTCATGGAGCCCGCGGAGGGAGAACTGGCTTGTGGAACCATCGGCCGGGGGAAGCTGGCCGATGTGGATGAGATCATGGAAGATATCAAAACTCTACTCAGCCCCAATGACCTGGCCGGCGAAAAAATACTGATTACCGCCGGCCCCACCGAAGAAGCCATTGATCCGGTTCGCTGCATCACTAATCGTTCATCAGGGAAAATGGGCTATAATCTGGCCATGGTTGCCCGTCGCCGGAGGGCTGAGGTCACTTTAATCTCCGGTCCCAGCTGTCTGCCGCCCCCTTGCCGGCTGCCGACAATCCACTGCACCACTGCCCTGGAAATGGAACAAATCATCCATGAACACCTTGATGATGCGACCATGATTATCATGGCTGCCGCCGTAGCCGATTTCCGGCCGGCAGAAAAAAGCGAGAAAAAGATTAAACGCCTGGGAGCTCACTGCCTGGATCTGGAAGCAAACCCTGACATTCTTGCCGGCCTCGGAAAAATTAAAGGCAACCGCTTCCTGCTGGGTTTCGCCGCCGAAACTGATGATCTGATTGACAATGCCCAGGGGAAAATGAAGCGCAAGAACCTGGACATGATTGTGGCTAATGATGTGACTGCCTGCGGGGCCGGCTTCTGCTGTGACACCAACATCATCAAAATCATTGAACGTAACGGGGCCATCCATGACTTCCCCCAGATGTCCAAGGAGCAGGTTGCTGAAGTCATTCTGGATCATGTGGTAGCCAGCAGGGAAAAAGACGGAAAGGAACAGTAA
- a CDS encoding uracil-DNA glycosylase: protein MSTVARNDLEQLRAHLELQKKLKNPGVIRKKIDKNEPLNKIREELGDCQRCPLAKTRTNLVFGAGNPDARLMFVGEAPGRDEDREGIPFVGRAGQLLTKIIQAIKLTRDQVYIANILKCRPPGNRNPETEEIEKCYPFLQQQINVIQPRIICALGAFAAQTLLQTKTPIGRLRGRGHPFGKNTLIIPTYHPAFLLRSPNKKKDVWEDMQLVMKLLA, encoded by the coding sequence ATGTCCACCGTTGCCAGAAATGATTTGGAACAGTTGCGGGCACATCTGGAGCTGCAGAAAAAATTGAAAAATCCGGGAGTTATCAGAAAGAAAATTGATAAAAACGAACCGTTGAATAAAATCAGGGAGGAGTTGGGCGATTGCCAGCGCTGTCCCCTGGCCAAAACCCGCACCAACCTCGTCTTTGGTGCCGGCAACCCCGACGCCCGGTTGATGTTTGTGGGTGAAGCTCCGGGACGGGATGAAGACCGGGAAGGCATTCCCTTCGTCGGCCGGGCCGGCCAGTTACTGACCAAAATTATTCAGGCCATCAAGCTGACCCGGGACCAGGTATATATTGCCAATATTCTCAAATGCCGACCGCCAGGCAACCGTAATCCGGAGACGGAAGAAATTGAAAAGTGTTACCCCTTTCTCCAGCAGCAGATCAATGTCATCCAACCCCGGATCATTTGTGCCCTCGGGGCCTTTGCCGCCCAAACCCTGCTGCAGACCAAAACCCCCATCGGCAGGCTGCGAGGCCGGGGGCACCCATTCGGCAAAAACACCCTGATCATCCCCACCTACCACCCGGCTTTTCTTCTCCGCAGTCCGAACAAAAAAAAGGATGTCTGGGAAGATATGCAATTGGTGATGAAACTGCTGGCATAA
- a CDS encoding universal stress protein: MKKKTDKQIAEKQLAKRILVTLEHSGYGMSVLRVAAGMAAELQGELLGLLVEDTNLIRLAELPFSREVSLFAEGGYHLCLDTLEKQLRFQAERLRHNLESIAGQRKIPWSFRLTRGRLAMEIMAVMREVDVLIMGQMRGFFSERRPLPAEGLLTQGFRQPIMVFFDGSLSSGRALKTAALLARKNSERLVVILPAVEPDRLSELEQQVVNWQQQTQLQLRFMNLLNNDISALVQLGRGRQVGALILGQDSFSLDEHSINKLLDYSDCPVVLVK; this comes from the coding sequence GTGAAAAAGAAGACTGATAAGCAAATAGCTGAAAAACAGCTGGCCAAGCGAATTCTGGTAACTCTGGAACACTCAGGATATGGGATGAGTGTTTTGCGGGTGGCTGCCGGCATGGCGGCTGAACTGCAGGGAGAACTACTCGGACTGCTGGTGGAGGATACTAACCTGATCCGCCTGGCTGAATTGCCTTTTTCCCGGGAAGTCAGTCTTTTTGCGGAGGGAGGCTACCATCTTTGTCTGGACACCCTGGAGAAGCAGTTGCGCTTCCAGGCTGAACGCCTGCGTCATAATCTGGAATCCATAGCCGGACAGCGAAAAATTCCCTGGTCATTTCGACTGACACGGGGTCGGCTGGCGATGGAAATTATGGCTGTCATGCGGGAAGTGGATGTGCTGATCATGGGGCAGATGCGAGGTTTCTTTTCGGAACGCCGGCCACTACCGGCAGAGGGCCTTTTGACTCAAGGTTTTCGGCAGCCGATCATGGTTTTTTTTGACGGTTCTTTATCGTCCGGAAGGGCGCTGAAAACAGCGGCGTTGCTGGCCAGAAAAAACAGCGAACGGCTGGTGGTGATTTTGCCGGCGGTTGAGCCGGACAGATTGTCAGAACTGGAACAGCAAGTGGTAAACTGGCAGCAGCAAACCCAGCTTCAACTACGCTTTATGAACTTGTTGAATAATGATATTTCTGCTCTGGTGCAGCTGGGCAGGGGCCGTCAGGTCGGGGCATTGATTCTGGGGCAGGATTCTTTTTCCCTGGATGAACACAGCATTAATAAACTGCTGGATTATTCTGATTGCCCGGTAGTGCTGGTAAAATAG